The window TCTGTTCTCGGGCAGCCTGCGCGAAAAACTGCTGTTTGTAAAACCCGATGCTACCGACGCAGAAATGCTGGATGCCCTGCATAAAGCAGCGGCCATGGGCATACAGAACCAGTCTGGCAAAGGACTGGACACACCAATTGGCGAAGGGGGCATGATGCTATCCGGGGGCGAAAAGCAGCGCATTTCCATTGCCCGCTCTCTGATCCGCAATCCGAAGCTATTGATTTTTGATGAAGCTACCTCTGCCCTCGATTCGCTCACTGAAGATGAAATAACAGAAACCGTAAAGAATGTTTCACTATCCCGAGAACGCATTACCATCCTGATTGCCCACCGGCTTTCTACTATTCTGCATGCCAACAGCATTATAGTACTGGAAAAGGGTAAGATTGTAGAAACAGGTAACCACTAGCAGCTGCTGGAGCAAAAGGGGCTCTACTATGCCATGTGGCGCCAGCAAATTGGTGAAAGGTAAGCGAAAAAATTAAGGGTGATTGATAAGTTATACACCGATAGGCTCTCGCTGGCCCAGGTGGCGCGGATTTTTGCGCAGTACGTACAGATCCAGCACGGCCATGGGCCGGGCCAGGAATTCACGGAATAGAATATTAACTGATTCCCGAAAGGGCAGCTCTTCTGCAGCATAGGCAACAGTTTTCATGTCATAGAAATCGCCAATGAACACTGCCCGGTAGCTATGGAATTTTTGTGTAACAACTACTAACTCTTCCTGTCCAAATATCTTCTTGCTGCGCACCATCGAATCAAGGGTACGCAGGCCTGCATAATCCAGGGTAATGGCAGAATCAGGGATTCCCCACTCCAAGAGTGCTGCTTTCATATCACGTGGCTCGTTATAATACTGTGTGCGGTTATCGCCACTAAGGATCAGGTGCTTTACCTTCCCTTCCTTATAGAGCCGTGCGGCTGCTTCAATCCTGTTTTTGAAATAGGTATTGGGGCGTCCGTCAGCAAAACGCTTGCTGGTGCCCAATACCAGTGCAACATTGCGTTCAGGCACTTCCCGCAATTCAGTATAAACCTGATTGGTAGTGGAAAGAATTACCCAGATGTTGCAGGCTAACAGCAATAGGATTACTGCAAACACTGATGTTAATACAACTTTAAGCAGGTCCTTGATCATGGTTGCGCTTGAATTCGCTTTCTATGATGTTCGCACGTTTTACAAGTGTACGGTACCACTGTAAACGTAGTTCCTCAGTTTCCTCCTCACTCAATTGCCATTTATTTTCGCTAAGCCTGATGCGCTGCATAAGCGTATAGGTACACATGGCTGCACTTACGCTTAGATTATAACTTTCAGTAAATCCCCACATGGGTATACGTACATAATAATCGGCATTTTCCAGTGCAGTGCTGCTTACCCCCTCCTGCTCATTGCCAAACACCAGCGCTACCGGTCTGTCAATGGGTAGTTGTTCCGGATAATAACCCTCTGTATGCGGAGAGGTAACTGCTATGGCATAGCCTTTATCCTTCAGCGCCTGAAGGCAGACAGCCGTGTTATTGGACTCGTTTTCCCCGTAACGGTAAACATCCACCCACTTGATGGCTCCCTTTACAATGCCCGGGTTTGCCTCGTATTCCTTATGCTGCTCAATAAAATAGAAATCCTGCATGCCCAAACACTCCACCGTACGTAACACAGCACTCGCATTGTGGGGCTTCTGTATATTTTCGAGTACAACGGTTAAATATCGGGTGCGGTTTTCCAGGGCAGTTTCGATAAGCCTTTTCTTGTTTTCTGACACTACATTCCCCAGTACCTGGCTTAGTTCCGTTCTGATGTTACGGTCCATATGTAAAAAAAGAAAAATGCAGGCTCTAAACCTGCATTTTACCACTATTTATTTTATTAGGGGCTGGAAAGCATGCAACCGGTACGGCGGCAAAAAGGATCAGAACAAGCCTAATTGTTCCTTTTCGCTCTTGCCATTGGAGGAGATAAGTTTTACCCCTTTGATTTTACCCAGGTTCAGCTTATTGCCCATAGCTTTCCAGCCACGTAATTCGGCAAGCACATCTACATCAAATAAGGCTTTTTCTTTCTGATTGGCTTTTTCTGAATACTCCACCTCAATTTGAGGCTGCGATTCACTGCTGACCACCGCTACATATGAACTCCTGGCTTCGCTGATAAAGCTAAACTGCTTGTCTACCGTAGAGGTCTCAATCTTAAATCGCTTTACAAACCAGCTCTTGCTGTTACCATCGTAATAAACGGCCGAAATAACCTTGTCAGGATTGAATTTTTCGATCAGAAGCAGGTTCTCAAAATCATAACGGTTGGTAAGCTCATAATTGGTAAGCTCGTAATTGCCATTTTTGTAGATTACCAGAATGCGCTCTTCGCCATGGAAAGAACCCAGCTGTTTGCCGCGGCCATCGGTATTAATGCGGCCTACGGAATCATCGTAATAAACTTCAAGCCCGCCCAGGGTAGATACACCCTCGCGTTTCAGCTGCACCCGCCGCACAGGATATTTTGTCAGAATATTACCGCCTGCACCACGACCTTTTATTTCCTGTGTGGCAAAATCGAAATCAAATACCTTGATCTTGGCCTTGCTGGCTGCTGTTAAATACACCGTGACCACCTCGGCCTCGCCATTGGGGTTAGCCGTAAAGTAGAGCAGCTTAGAACCTTTGCCCCCTTTGGTAACATCATACTCTTTATCGCGCGTAATGCCCAGCACCTGAAAGCGCTTTACCATGGCCCGGCCACTTCCGCCATCTACATAAATGGCATTGTACACCATTCGCTCATCGTTTTTGCGGAACACGCCTACGTGTATGATGTCTTTGCCCACAAAGGCTTTGTCCTGAATTTTCTGGATCACATAGCCACCATCACGCTTAAAGACGATGATGTCATCTATATCGGAACACTCACAAACAAATTCATCTTTCTTCAGGCCATAGCCGATAAAACCTTCGGCACGGTTAACATACAGTTTTGCATTGTTAGCAGCTACCTGTGCGGCCTGTATGTTGTCGAAATTTCGAATTTCAGTTTTACGCTCTCTGCCCTTGCCAAACTTTTGCTTCAGGTTCCTGTAATAGGCAATGGTGTAATCTACAATATTAGCCAGGTTGTGCTCGGTTTCGGCCAGCTCCTCCTGCAAACGTTTCATCAGCTCATCTGCCTTAAAGCTGTCGAATTTGGAGATGCGTTTAATCTTGATTTCCGTCAGGCGCACAATATCCTCTTCCGTTATTACACGGTAAAAGTCTTTCTTATATGGCTCCAGCCCAAGGTCTATACGATGGATAACCTCTTCCCAGGTAGTGGCTTCCTCTATATCACGGTATATACGGTTTTCAATAAAGATCTTCTCCAATGAGCTAAAGAGAATTTTTTCCAGCAACTCATCGCGCCTGATCTCCAGTTCCCGCGTAAGCAGATCAACCGTTTGCTGGGTGTTATAGGCAAGAATATCGTTCACGCTCATAAAGCGTGGCTTCTCCTCCACAATCACGCAGGCATTGGGGCTGATGCTAACCTCACAGTCGGTAAAGGCATAGAGCGCATCTATGGCTACATCGGGCGACTGCCCCGGTGCCAGATGAACCTCTATTTCTACCTCGGCTGCAGTATTATCGATCAGCTTCTTGATCTTGATCTTACCCTTATCATTTGCCTTGATGATAGATTCAATAAGGCTGGTGGTGGTGGTACCAAAGGGTATTTCCTTGATCAGCAGTGTTTTCTTGTCCTGTTCCTCAATTTTAGCGCGTACGCGTACTTTACCTCCACGCCTGCCTTCGTTGTACTCACTGAAATCGGCATGACCTCCGGTAGGAAAATCAGGAAAAATACTGATACTCTTGCCGCGCAGTATATCAATGGAAGCATCGATCAGCTCAATGAAGTTGTGCGGCAGCACCTTGGTGCATAAACCAACGGCAATACCTTCTACGCCCTGTGCCAGCAGCAGCGGAAACTTAACCGGCAGTGTTACCGGTTCTTTTTTACGACCATCGTAGCTAAGCTGCCAGCGGGTTGTCTGTGGGTTGTACAGGATCTCCAGAGCCAGTTTGCTGGGACGTGCCTCTATATAACGGGCTGCCGCAGCACTGTCGCCGGTGCGCACATCACCCCAGTTACCCTGGGTGTCGATGAGCAGGTCCTTCTGGCCCATATTTACGGTAGCATCGGCAATGGAGGCATCACCATGCGGGTGATACTGCATGGTTTGCCCAATGATATTCGCAACTTTATTATAGCGGCCATCGTCCATCTCACGCATGGCATGCATAATGCGGCGCTGTACCGGCTTAAAACCATCTTCAATGGCAGGTACGGCCCGCTCCAGAATTACATAGCTGGAGTAATCCAGAAACCAGTTTCGGTACATCCCATCCACATGCTCTACATTATGGATGGTTTCGTCGTTATGTTGCTCCAGTTCGTTATCCATTTTTATGAGAAACTATATTGGGTTTAATACCCAGCACGCCCAGCAACCGAGCTGCCAGAAAGATTGAAAGGCAAAGGCTGCAGTAAGCCACCAATTTGATAACCAGTATGTTGTGATCTGTTTGCGCCTGCAGGGTCCGGCCCACTCTTATCTGTAAATCAGATAACTGGTGCAGCTCCTGGATCATACTTACAAACGCCTGCTGGCTGTTGCCATAAAATAAATCCTTTGCCTCCTCTATCTGATCATGGTTCAGCAACTGCTGAATCTGTTCTTCGTGCTGACGATACTCCCGGAGTGCTTTTGAAAATTGTGTGACATGGCCCATTTCCTCTTCGGTAAAATAGGAATGCCGGTATGCCACTACAGTGCTGTCTATTTTTTTATTGTTTTCCTGAATGTGCAGCCTTAGCCGGTCAGGAGATTTATTAAATATAAGATCTTCCAGATCCAGACGGTTCTGGTAGCAATAGCCCTGTATCAGTGCAATTTCTGTACTTGGAATTAACCTGTCATTCATGATTGAAGCTACCGATTCCGACAGCTTCTTTAGATTGAATGTAGTAACCACAACAATTATGTTGAGCAGTACCAGACTGATCATCAGGAGTAAGAGTATTCTCCCTCTATTGTTAAGGTTTTTCCAGTACAACATTTTGCACTAATTAAGCAGCTGCTTTTTCTCGTTTGGCTTTTTTTGCTTTGGTGCCTGAGGGAGTCATTGTATTTTCGTCCGACTCCTCTTCAGTAGTAACATCCACACCCGCTGGTACTTCATCTTTTTCTACCTTTAAATTGTCAATAATGAAGTTCTGGCGCTCCATGGTATTCTTGCCCATAAAGAAACTAAGTATATCCTTAATCTTAGTATCTTTTGTCATGATGATGGGCTCCAGGCGAATATCTTCGCCGATAAAGGCTTTAAACTCATCGGGACTGATCTCTCCCAAACCTTTAAAGCGGGTTATTTCAGGCTTGGGTCCCAGCTTGATAATTGCCTTCTGTCGCTCTTCGTCGGTATAGCAGTAAGTAGTTTGTTTCTTGTTACGTACCCTGAATAACGGCGTCTCCAGAATATATACATGTCCATTACGCACCAGGTCCGGGAAGAACTGCAGGAAAAAGGTAAGCAGCAGCAGGCGAATGTGCATACCATCTACGTCGGCATCGGTTGCGATAATGATCTTGCGGTAGCGCAATTCATCCAGCCCGTCTTCTATATTAAGTGCATGCTGCAGCAGGTTGAACTCTTCATTTTCATACACCACTTTTTTGGTAAGCCCAAAGCAGTTTAAAGGCTTACCACGCAAGCTGAATACTGCCTGCGACTGTACATCGCGGCTTTTGGTAATGGAACCCGATGCAGAGTCACCTTCTGTAATGAAGATCATGCTATCGTCGGCCCGGTCGTTTTTATCGCTGAAGTGAATGCGGCAGTCGCGCAGTTTCTTATTGTGCAGGTTTGCCTTTTTGGCCCGTTCGTTGGCCAGTTTTTTTATACCGGCAATGTCTTTCCGTTCGCGTTCGCTTTGCAGAATACGCTTTTGCAGGGCATCTGCCACCTGTGGGTGCTTGTGCAGAAAATCGTCGAGCTCCTTTTTCAGAAAATCGTTGATGAACGTACGCATGGTAACACCATCTGGCGATACATTCAGTGAACCCAACTTGGTTTTGGTCTGGCTCTCGAACACAGGCTCCTGCACCCGCACGGCAATGGCCGATACAATAGCCTGGCGTACGTCTGAAGCCTCAAAGTTTTTGCTATAGAACTCCCGTACTGTTTTAACCAGTGCCTCACGAAAAGCCGCCAGATGAGTACCACCCTGAGTTGTGTACTGGCCGTTAACAAAACTATAGTATTCTTCGCCATACTGGTTGCCGTGAGTAATGGCTACCTCTATATCTTCTCCCTTCAGGTGAATGATGGGGTAACGCTGCGACTCTTCATCGGCTTTGCGCTGGAGCAGGTCCAGCAGACCGTTCTTAGAGAAGAATTTTTGCCCGTTGAAATGAATAGCAAGTCCTGCATTCAGGAAAGCGTAGTTCCATATCTGGTTATCCAGGTACTCGGGAATAAACTTATAATTCTTGAATACAGTATTATCCGGTTCAAAAGTGATAAGGGTTCCATTAGGCTCATTGGTAGCAGTTTCCTTATGGTCTTTCACCAGCACGCCACGCTCAAACTCAGCAGCTTTGGTGCGGCCCTCCCGGAAGCTTTGCACCTTAAAATAGGTACTCAGGGCATTCACTGCTTTTGTACCTACACCGTTCAAGCCAACAGATTTTTGAAAGGCGCCACTGTCGTACTTACCACCTGTATTGATCTTGCTTACGCAGTCGATCACCTTGCCCAGTGGAATACCCCGGCCATAGTCACGTACCTCTACGCGCTGATCTGTGATCTTGATATTGATCTGACGGCCGAAGCCCATCATGTGCTCATCGATAGAGTTATCCACTACCTCCTTTACCAGCACATAAATGCCATCATCAGGAGATGAGCCATCACCTAATTTGCCAATGTACATGCCTGGGCGCATACGAATGTGTTCGCGCCAGTCGAGCGACCTGATACTGTCTTCGGTATATTGAACTGTATTTTCAGCCATAGAAGCGTTTGATTAAGAGAATCAAGGATGAGGACACATGGCAAGATACACTTTCCGGAGCCTCTTGTCAATACTAAATATTTTAGCAAACTAAAATATATAGCAAAAATATAAGGTTTTTTCAGCTGAAATAGTTCGGAATCAGGCAGGAAGTTTAAGCCCTGCGCTTCATTAAAATATATACCAGCAGCCCAAACATTATCGCCAGCAACAAGGGCCCTGCGTACACAAAAATCACGTATCTGTCTATCGAATAATTTTCGCTGCTGTTAAACAACCCGAAGAACAGCATGGTAAAGACAAACAACAGGTTTAGTGTTCCTGCAAAGCCCAGCAGCCATGCCGCCAGGTCCAACCGCAACGCCAGAACTCTCTCGGTTTTGGCACTGTGCCTGCTTAATATAAGCAGTTTATGTAATGTATACAGAATAGCGTTAGTAATTACAAAAGCAATAAGGCTGCTGTAAAAAAAGGTTTCGCGTGTAATGAATTCATTGGGCATGCCCCACTCATTGGAGAGCACCCCTACCCTTTCGTCGAGGTAAGCATAGATCAGTAGCAGGGCGCCAAAAAACAGCAGCATGCTTGCGATCCAGAAGAACTTTAAAAGTCTGTTCATGATAATTATTTCTGCAATAAACGCCGCGTGCCTTAGTTGCTGGCCGCAGACGGGTCGGTAAAAATAGGCAATACCAATCGTATGCACCAATGCAGTTCCAAACTAATTATTGCTATCGATCCAGCCAGCCTCACCGGAAAAAGCTTTTATCCTGATGCGCCTCCGATCAGCTAAATAGAATCGAGTAACCAAACCTGAGCAGGAGGCTAAGCAATTCGGGTGTGGCCAGCTCCCGTAGAGCTGGCAGCAAATCTGGCTTATGAAAAACTAACGCTTGGTGTACTGATGCCAAAGATCAAGAATAGCACAAAGCTGATTTGGGTAGGACCTGGCTATGTGCTAATTTCGCACAGCTGTTTGCCACATGCCTAAAGGTTAAGCCGGAGCAGCAGCTGGGCATTATAATGCAAAGCAATTTATGAAAATTACGCCATTCATACTGCTGCTAATTACGGCTATGGGTTGCCAGCAGGCTAGTAAGGTTGAAGTAAACGGCTTTGATGCTTACACCTGGAAGAGAGATAAATTTGGATGCAGCAGTATAAGGCTGCAGATGGCAGACACTTTACTAGCTCAGCGGGATAAGCTGATAACATTGAATGAAAATGAGTTGATCGGCGTGCTGGGGAAACCCGATGCCAGGGATCTGTATGTGAGGAATCAAAAGTTTTTGATTTACCTGCTGGAGCCCAACCAGCGCTGCAATGCACCGGAAGATGTTCCGGTGCAAGCAAGAGCGCTGCATATTCGTTTGAACGCGTTAGGCAATGCTAACGAGATGTATATTAGTCCATTTTAACAGTCTTGGCATTTTGCGCTGCTTTGGCCAGCAGTGCATTATAGCCAATGCATAAAGAAGCGGCTCCGAGCACACCAGCATGATTGCCTAATATGGCAGGCTTCACCTCAATATCCTTCAGATAATAGGGTGTCAGGTGCTTGTTGAGACTTTCCATCAGCGAGGGGTACAGGTAGGGAAATGTAGCAGAAATACCACCACCAATATAGATTTTCTTAACGTCGAGCACACGCACCAGCGAAACAAATGAATCGCCAAGCAGCTGTCCTACTTTCTGGAAAATCTGCAGAGCAAAAGGATCCTGCTTGCCGGCTGCTTCCAGTACAGCTTTGGTATTAACAGGGTCCATGGTAGAAAGTATGGTTTTACTTCCTAAGCGGGCAACGCCCTCTGCAGCCATGGTAAGAATACCATTTTTGCCAATGATTTGCTCAAGAAGTTTACCGTTTTCAGAAACCACATGACCGATTTCCATGCTGTTGCCATCGCCGCCAATAAAGATCTGGCCATCAATGATTGCAGCGCCTCCAACCCCGGTTCCAAGGGTTACAAACAGGAAGTCTTCAGGCATTTCCTCACCAGAAAAATACATTTCACCTAAAGCTGCTGCATTCGCATCATTCTCGAGCAAAAATATTTTGTCGGGATGCGCCTGCAGTAAATGCTCCTTAAGGGGACAATTATTTAGTTCCGGAATATTTGGCAGCTCCAGCGCGTGGGTACGCTCTTTGTTCAAAGTGCCTGGCAATCCAATGCCAATCTGGTTGATTTCAGGATACTCCCGTAGAAGTTCACTTACAATAGAAACAAAACCACCAACGACATTTTTGGTTTGTCTGAGAG of the Flammeovirgaceae bacterium 311 genome contains:
- a CDS encoding ABC transporter (COG1132 ABC-type multidrug transport system, ATPase and permease components), which produces MVDDTLAFVGPSGSGKSTLVKLLVESYTPLRGEITYNDVPLREILMNTARRQFGFVTQDTSLFSGSLREKLLFVKPDATDAEMLDALHKAAAMGIQNQSGKGLDTPIGEGGMMLSGGEKQRISIARSLIRNPKLLIFDEATSALDSLTEDEITETVKNVSLSRERITILIAHRLSTILHANSIIVLEKGKIVETGNH
- a CDS encoding hypothetical protein (COG2949 Uncharacterized membrane protein), translating into MIKDLLKVVLTSVFAVILLLLACNIWVILSTTNQVYTELREVPERNVALVLGTSKRFADGRPNTYFKNRIEAAARLYKEGKVKHLILSGDNRTQYYNEPRDMKAALLEWGIPDSAITLDYAGLRTLDSMVRSKKIFGQEELVVVTQKFHSYRAVFIGDFYDMKTVAYAAEELPFRESVNILFREFLARPMAVLDLYVLRKNPRHLGQREPIGV
- a CDS encoding tRNA/rRNA methyltransferase SpoU (COG0566 rRNA methylases), which produces MDRNIRTELSQVLGNVVSENKKRLIETALENRTRYLTVVLENIQKPHNASAVLRTVECLGMQDFYFIEQHKEYEANPGIVKGAIKWVDVYRYGENESNNTAVCLQALKDKGYAIAVTSPHTEGYYPEQLPIDRPVALVFGNEQEGVSSTALENADYYVRIPMWGFTESYNLSVSAAMCTYTLMQRIRLSENKWQLSEEETEELRLQWYRTLVKRANIIESEFKRNHDQGPA
- a CDS encoding DNA topoisomerase IV subunit A (COG0188 Type IIA topoisomerase (DNA gyrase/topo II, topoisomerase IV), A subunit), which encodes MDNELEQHNDETIHNVEHVDGMYRNWFLDYSSYVILERAVPAIEDGFKPVQRRIMHAMREMDDGRYNKVANIIGQTMQYHPHGDASIADATVNMGQKDLLIDTQGNWGDVRTGDSAAAARYIEARPSKLALEILYNPQTTRWQLSYDGRKKEPVTLPVKFPLLLAQGVEGIAVGLCTKVLPHNFIELIDASIDILRGKSISIFPDFPTGGHADFSEYNEGRRGGKVRVRAKIEEQDKKTLLIKEIPFGTTTTSLIESIIKANDKGKIKIKKLIDNTAAEVEIEVHLAPGQSPDVAIDALYAFTDCEVSISPNACVIVEEKPRFMSVNDILAYNTQQTVDLLTRELEIRRDELLEKILFSSLEKIFIENRIYRDIEEATTWEEVIHRIDLGLEPYKKDFYRVITEEDIVRLTEIKIKRISKFDSFKADELMKRLQEELAETEHNLANIVDYTIAYYRNLKQKFGKGRERKTEIRNFDNIQAAQVAANNAKLYVNRAEGFIGYGLKKDEFVCECSDIDDIIVFKRDGGYVIQKIQDKAFVGKDIIHVGVFRKNDERMVYNAIYVDGGSGRAMVKRFQVLGITRDKEYDVTKGGKGSKLLYFTANPNGEAEVVTVYLTAASKAKIKVFDFDFATQEIKGRGAGGNILTKYPVRRVQLKREGVSTLGGLEVYYDDSVGRINTDGRGKQLGSFHGEERILVIYKNGNYELTNYELTNRYDFENLLLIEKFNPDKVISAVYYDGNSKSWFVKRFKIETSTVDKQFSFISEARSSYVAVVSSESQPQIEVEYSEKANQKEKALFDVDVLAELRGWKAMGNKLNLGKIKGVKLISSNGKSEKEQLGLF
- a CDS encoding DNA topoisomerase IV subunit B (COG0187 Type IIA topoisomerase (DNA gyrase/topo II, topoisomerase IV), B subunit), with the protein product MAENTVQYTEDSIRSLDWREHIRMRPGMYIGKLGDGSSPDDGIYVLVKEVVDNSIDEHMMGFGRQINIKITDQRVEVRDYGRGIPLGKVIDCVSKINTGGKYDSGAFQKSVGLNGVGTKAVNALSTYFKVQSFREGRTKAAEFERGVLVKDHKETATNEPNGTLITFEPDNTVFKNYKFIPEYLDNQIWNYAFLNAGLAIHFNGQKFFSKNGLLDLLQRKADEESQRYPIIHLKGEDIEVAITHGNQYGEEYYSFVNGQYTTQGGTHLAAFREALVKTVREFYSKNFEASDVRQAIVSAIAVRVQEPVFESQTKTKLGSLNVSPDGVTMRTFINDFLKKELDDFLHKHPQVADALQKRILQSERERKDIAGIKKLANERAKKANLHNKKLRDCRIHFSDKNDRADDSMIFITEGDSASGSITKSRDVQSQAVFSLRGKPLNCFGLTKKVVYENEEFNLLQHALNIEDGLDELRYRKIIIATDADVDGMHIRLLLLTFFLQFFPDLVRNGHVYILETPLFRVRNKKQTTYCYTDEERQKAIIKLGPKPEITRFKGLGEISPDEFKAFIGEDIRLEPIIMTKDTKIKDILSFFMGKNTMERQNFIIDNLKVEKDEVPAGVDVTTEEESDENTMTPSGTKAKKAKREKAAA
- a CDS encoding glucokinase (COG1940 Transcriptional regulator/sugar kinase) → MQKYLGIDVGGTNIKCGVISENGEILYQIKHHTPTLRQTKNVVGGFVSIVSELLREYPEINQIGIGLPGTLNKERTHALELPNIPELNNCPLKEHLLQAHPDKIFLLENDANAAALGEMYFSGEEMPEDFLFVTLGTGVGGAAIIDGQIFIGGDGNSMEIGHVVSENGKLLEQIIGKNGILTMAAEGVARLGSKTILSTMDPVNTKAVLEAAGKQDPFALQIFQKVGQLLGDSFVSLVRVLDVKKIYIGGGISATFPYLYPSLMESLNKHLTPYYLKDIEVKPAILGNHAGVLGAASLCIGYNALLAKAAQNAKTVKMD